A single genomic interval of Mucilaginibacter robiniae harbors:
- a CDS encoding glutamine synthetase III family protein codes for MSNIRFQALQSVLTRIIPEVKTPGTKISDYYAANVFDKKKMREYVSKEAYQSLINSIDNGEPIARDVAEQVASAMKAWAMSKGVTHYTHWFQPLTGTTAEKHDAFFEPTADGAIEKFSGDALAQQEPDASSFPNGGIRNTFEARGYTAWDPSSPAFIMGPTLCIPTVFVSYTGEALDYKVPLLKALNALDKAAVEVCHYFDKSIEKVNASLGIEQEYFLVDLALFNARPDMYLTGRTLFGHMSAKNQQLEDHYFGSIPGRVFAFMQDFETEALLLGIPLKTRHNEVAPSQFECAPIYEEINLAIDHNQLLMDVMDRVARKHNFKVLLHEKPYAGVNGSGKHNNWSMITNTGKNLLSPGKTPKNNLMFLTFFANTIKAVHEHADLLRASIASVNNDHRLGANEAPPAIISIFLGSQLNEVLDEIETSRISKKSKDEALLWQNIPKIPQILKDNTDRNRTSPFAFTGNKFELRAVGSSANSASPMTILNLIVADQLTKFKLEVDKLIKKGEKKDVALLTIIKKYIKESKAIRFEGNGYSSEWETEAASRGLSNIKTTPKALDALVTEKTENLFEATVVFSKREAHARHEVLLEEYYKKLQIEARVMGELVNSLIIPAAVTYQSKLVENAKGLKDLGLDESTYSAQLDIIKKIAEHVNFIKSNADQMVEARKSANGIEDAREKSIAYDETVKSFFDPIRYHVDKLEQLVDDSLWPLPKFRELLFIK; via the coding sequence ATGTCAAACATTCGTTTTCAAGCTTTACAATCTGTTTTAACGCGGATAATTCCTGAAGTTAAAACACCGGGAACCAAAATTTCCGATTATTATGCCGCCAACGTTTTCGACAAAAAGAAAATGCGGGAATATGTATCTAAAGAAGCTTACCAAAGTCTTATTAACTCGATTGATAACGGCGAGCCGATTGCACGTGACGTTGCCGAGCAGGTAGCTTCAGCGATGAAAGCTTGGGCTATGAGCAAAGGCGTTACTCACTATACACACTGGTTTCAACCACTTACCGGCACTACTGCCGAAAAGCATGATGCTTTTTTCGAGCCAACTGCTGATGGTGCTATTGAAAAATTTAGCGGCGATGCGTTGGCTCAGCAAGAGCCTGATGCTTCCAGCTTCCCGAATGGTGGTATTCGCAACACTTTTGAAGCCCGTGGTTATACCGCTTGGGATCCTTCATCACCAGCTTTCATCATGGGCCCTACGCTGTGTATCCCAACGGTATTTGTTTCTTATACCGGTGAAGCGCTCGATTACAAAGTGCCCCTGTTAAAAGCATTAAATGCTTTAGACAAAGCTGCGGTTGAAGTTTGCCATTACTTTGATAAAAGCATTGAAAAGGTAAATGCATCATTAGGTATTGAGCAGGAATACTTCCTGGTTGATTTGGCTTTATTTAATGCTCGCCCGGATATGTATTTAACCGGCCGTACTTTATTTGGTCACATGTCGGCTAAAAACCAGCAATTGGAAGACCACTACTTTGGTTCAATTCCAGGTCGCGTTTTTGCTTTCATGCAGGATTTTGAAACTGAAGCCTTATTATTAGGTATTCCGTTAAAAACCCGCCACAATGAGGTAGCCCCATCGCAATTTGAGTGTGCGCCAATTTATGAAGAAATCAACCTGGCTATTGACCATAACCAATTGCTGATGGATGTTATGGACCGTGTTGCCCGCAAGCATAATTTCAAAGTGTTGTTACACGAGAAGCCTTATGCCGGTGTAAATGGTTCTGGTAAACACAACAACTGGTCGATGATTACCAATACTGGTAAAAACTTGTTATCGCCAGGTAAAACGCCTAAGAACAACCTGATGTTCCTGACGTTTTTTGCTAATACCATTAAAGCGGTACATGAGCATGCCGATTTGCTACGCGCTTCTATTGCTTCTGTAAATAATGATCACCGTTTAGGTGCCAACGAAGCGCCGCCGGCCATTATCTCTATCTTCCTGGGTAGCCAATTGAACGAGGTACTGGATGAGATTGAAACTTCACGCATCAGCAAAAAATCAAAAGATGAAGCTTTGCTGTGGCAGAACATCCCTAAAATCCCGCAGATTTTAAAGGACAACACCGACCGTAACCGTACTTCACCTTTTGCCTTTACCGGTAACAAATTTGAGCTGCGCGCCGTAGGTTCATCCGCCAACTCTGCTTCACCCATGACTATCCTGAACCTGATTGTAGCCGATCAGTTAACCAAGTTTAAACTTGAGGTAGATAAGCTGATTAAAAAAGGTGAAAAGAAAGATGTGGCTTTATTAACCATCATCAAAAAATACATTAAAGAATCTAAAGCTATCCGCTTTGAAGGTAACGGTTACAGCAGCGAATGGGAAACTGAAGCCGCTAGCCGTGGTCTATCCAACATCAAAACTACACCTAAAGCGTTAGATGCGTTGGTAACTGAAAAAACCGAGAACTTATTTGAAGCTACTGTTGTATTCAGCAAACGTGAAGCTCATGCCCGTCATGAAGTTTTGTTAGAGGAATACTACAAAAAACTACAAATTGAAGCTCGTGTAATGGGTGAGCTGGTAAACAGTTTAATCATTCCGGCTGCGGTCACTTACCAAAGCAAATTGGTTGAAAATGCCAAAGGCTTGAAAGATTTAGGTTTGGACGAAAGCACTTACTCAGCGCAGTTAGACATTATCAAGAAAATTGCCGAGCACGTTAACTTCATCAAATCAAATGCCGACCAAATGGTAGAAGCAAGAAAATCTGCCAACGGTATTGAAGACGCCCGTGAAAAGTCGATTGCTTATGATGAAACCGTTAAATCGTTCTTTGACCCTATCCGCTACCATGTAGATAAATTGGAGCAATTGGTAGATGACTCGTTATGGCCTTTGCCAAAATTCAGAGAGTTGTTGTTTATTAAATAA
- a CDS encoding energy transducer TonB, which yields MDIVKFDLYKREWLDLVFADKNKNYGAYDLRVHYGDNMLKALAATMVGITVAAVSLSIVFKHKTVDKDIQTVVTITPYISRPEIKKEKPKEAVINHEHPPKSIIKPATAQAAPNVAVKAFKVPLVTNDPVTNEPPTISELKDKVIGQVDNAGDGKATVQNTTTGTPGVTTTTTGTGTETADNTPYEINGVDVLPEPIGGSDAWSKFLQRNLRYPDTENQGRVLVSFVVEKDGHLTDINILKGVATELDAEALRVLKKAPAWKPGMQNGRPVRVKFTVPIVFQLNQ from the coding sequence ATGGATATTGTAAAATTTGATTTATACAAGCGCGAGTGGCTCGATCTTGTATTTGCCGACAAAAACAAAAACTACGGCGCTTATGACCTAAGGGTACACTATGGCGACAACATGCTGAAAGCTTTAGCCGCCACAATGGTCGGTATTACAGTGGCAGCAGTTTCGTTGAGTATTGTTTTCAAGCATAAAACAGTAGACAAGGATATTCAAACCGTGGTAACTATTACACCTTACATTTCTCGGCCTGAAATTAAAAAGGAGAAGCCGAAAGAAGCAGTTATCAACCATGAACATCCACCAAAAAGTATAATTAAACCAGCTACGGCACAGGCAGCACCTAATGTTGCTGTAAAGGCGTTTAAAGTGCCATTGGTCACTAATGATCCGGTAACTAATGAGCCGCCAACTATCAGCGAACTAAAAGATAAAGTCATAGGGCAGGTAGATAATGCCGGAGATGGTAAAGCAACAGTACAGAACACAACCACAGGTACGCCTGGTGTAACCACTACCACAACAGGTACTGGTACAGAAACAGCTGATAACACACCTTACGAGATAAACGGTGTAGATGTATTGCCAGAACCCATTGGCGGCAGCGATGCCTGGAGTAAATTTTTACAACGCAACTTACGCTATCCGGACACCGAAAACCAAGGCCGCGTGTTGGTAAGCTTTGTGGTAGAAAAAGATGGCCATTTAACTGATATCAATATATTAAAAGGCGTGGCTACCGAACTGGATGCTGAAGCTTTACGGGTGTTGAAAAAAGCACCTGCCTGGAAGCCCGGTATGCAAAATGGCCGTCCGGTTAGGGTTAAGTTTACAGTACCTATTGTATTTCAACTTAATCAATAA
- a CDS encoding VOC family protein, whose amino-acid sequence MKKVTGLGGIFFKCDNPQSMNDWYAKNLGIAASEYGTTFEWRQADDPSIKGSTTWCTFPQNTPYFNPSTKPFMINYRVENIVALVDELKKANVTIVDEIAEYDYGKFVHVLDPEGNMIELWEPKEELDQDNLAG is encoded by the coding sequence ATGAAAAAAGTAACCGGCCTTGGTGGTATATTCTTTAAATGCGATAATCCGCAGAGTATGAACGATTGGTATGCTAAAAACTTGGGAATAGCTGCTAGTGAATATGGAACAACGTTCGAGTGGCGGCAGGCCGATGATCCTTCCATAAAAGGATCTACAACCTGGTGCACATTCCCGCAGAATACTCCATATTTTAATCCTTCAACCAAGCCGTTCATGATTAATTACCGGGTAGAAAATATCGTTGCACTGGTAGATGAATTAAAAAAGGCTAACGTAACCATTGTTGATGAAATTGCGGAATATGACTATGGTAAATTCGTTCATGTACTCGACCCGGAAGGTAATATGATTGAGCTTTGGGAGCCTAAAGAGGAGTTGGATCAAGATAACCTAGCAGGGTAA
- the purL gene encoding phosphoribosylformylglycinamidine synthase subunit PurL, which yields MEQNDLTTVDTAKNLGLLPEEFERIKEILGRTPNFTELSIFSVMWSEHCSYKNSIKWLKTLPRDGSRMLAKAGEENAGLVDLGDGIGCAFKIESHNHPSALEPYQGAATGVGGINRDIFTMGARPIAQLNSLRFGDLSLDRTKWLVKGVVKGIGDYGNAFGIPTVGGELFFDECYNVNPLVNAMSAGIVKAGETVSATSYGVGNPVYIVGSSTGKDGIHGAAFASKDITEDSVNDLPAVQVGDPFQEKLLLEATLEVIQTGAVIGMQDMGAAGIICSNSEMSAKGEHGMRIDLDKVPMRQENMKPYEILLSESQERMLIVVQKGREADVQAVFDKWDLNCVQIGEVTDTKRLVYYMNGEQVADVPAEDLVLGGGAPVYDREYREPAYYQEYQKFNINDVSVPDDLKDVAEHLIAHPNIASKRWVTDQYDSMVGTATMTTNRPCDAAVVAVKGTDKAIALTVDCNSRYVNADPQKGCAIAVAEAARNITCAGGEPVAITNCLNFGNPYVPEVFWQFVGAIKGMGEACRRFDTPVTGGNVSFYNQSSDEGPVFPTPTIGMLGVLDNIDNIMTADFKQPGDFIYLIGESQNDIASSQYLASYHKIQAAPAPYFDLEKEYAMQQVVKELIKHKAIQSAHDIADGGLYIALLEASMPLGLGFDIATDSEIRKDAFLFGEAQGRVVVSVSPEDQDRFVEMMATCDTDYTLLGTVASHGNLFVDEALFGNITDIKLVYDNVLHVTLGE from the coding sequence GTGGAGCAAAACGATTTAACTACCGTTGATACGGCAAAAAATTTAGGATTATTACCCGAAGAGTTTGAACGTATCAAAGAAATTTTAGGACGTACGCCTAACTTTACCGAATTATCCATCTTCTCCGTTATGTGGAGCGAGCACTGCTCGTACAAAAACTCCATCAAGTGGCTAAAAACCTTACCCCGCGATGGTTCACGTATGCTGGCCAAGGCAGGCGAAGAAAACGCTGGTTTGGTTGACCTGGGCGATGGTATTGGCTGCGCCTTTAAAATAGAATCACACAATCACCCTTCGGCCTTAGAGCCTTACCAAGGTGCTGCTACCGGCGTAGGTGGTATCAATCGTGATATTTTCACCATGGGAGCTCGACCAATTGCGCAACTAAACTCATTGCGTTTTGGTGACCTGAGCCTTGATCGTACCAAATGGTTGGTAAAAGGTGTAGTAAAAGGCATTGGCGATTACGGTAATGCTTTCGGTATACCAACCGTAGGTGGCGAATTGTTTTTTGATGAATGCTATAACGTTAACCCACTGGTAAATGCCATGTCGGCCGGTATTGTTAAAGCAGGGGAAACTGTTTCAGCTACCTCATACGGCGTAGGTAACCCGGTTTACATCGTAGGTTCATCTACCGGTAAAGATGGTATTCATGGTGCTGCTTTTGCCTCAAAAGATATTACCGAAGATTCGGTAAATGATTTACCTGCTGTACAAGTAGGTGATCCATTCCAGGAAAAACTATTGCTGGAAGCTACGCTGGAAGTTATCCAGACTGGTGCTGTAATTGGTATGCAGGATATGGGTGCGGCAGGTATTATCTGCTCAAACTCTGAAATGTCGGCTAAAGGTGAACATGGTATGCGCATCGACTTGGATAAAGTACCTATGCGCCAAGAAAACATGAAGCCTTACGAGATTCTGCTTTCTGAATCACAAGAACGTATGCTGATTGTGGTACAAAAAGGCCGTGAAGCCGACGTACAAGCCGTATTCGATAAATGGGATTTGAACTGCGTACAGATAGGTGAGGTAACTGATACGAAACGCCTGGTGTACTATATGAACGGTGAACAGGTTGCTGATGTACCTGCCGAAGATTTGGTGCTGGGTGGTGGTGCCCCGGTTTATGACCGCGAATACCGCGAACCGGCTTACTACCAAGAATACCAGAAATTCAACATTAACGATGTGTCCGTACCCGACGATTTAAAAGACGTGGCCGAGCATTTAATAGCACACCCGAATATAGCTTCTAAACGTTGGGTAACCGACCAATACGATTCTATGGTGGGTACGGCTACCATGACTACTAATCGACCATGTGATGCTGCTGTAGTGGCGGTAAAAGGAACTGATAAAGCTATTGCCCTGACAGTAGATTGTAACTCACGTTATGTAAACGCCGATCCGCAAAAAGGTTGCGCTATTGCAGTAGCCGAGGCTGCTCGTAACATTACCTGCGCTGGTGGCGAACCGGTAGCGATTACCAACTGCTTAAACTTTGGCAACCCTTATGTGCCTGAAGTATTCTGGCAGTTTGTAGGCGCTATTAAAGGTATGGGCGAAGCCTGTCGCAGGTTTGATACACCGGTTACTGGCGGTAACGTAAGTTTTTACAACCAATCGTCAGATGAAGGTCCGGTGTTCCCGACACCAACTATTGGTATGCTGGGCGTACTGGATAATATTGATAATATCATGACGGCTGATTTCAAACAGCCGGGCGATTTTATTTATCTGATTGGTGAATCACAAAATGATATTGCATCATCGCAATATTTAGCATCTTACCATAAAATTCAGGCTGCACCAGCGCCATATTTCGATCTGGAAAAAGAATATGCCATGCAGCAGGTGGTAAAAGAACTAATTAAACATAAAGCTATCCAGTCTGCTCATGACATAGCGGATGGTGGTTTGTACATTGCCCTGTTGGAAGCCTCTATGCCGTTGGGTTTAGGTTTTGACATTGCTACAGATAGTGAAATCCGTAAAGATGCTTTCCTGTTTGGCGAAGCACAGGGCAGGGTAGTGGTAAGTGTATCACCTGAAGATCAAGACCGCTTTGTGGAAATGATGGCTACTTGTGATACAGATTATACTCTGTTGGGTACCGTAGCCAGCCACGGCAATCTGTTTGTGGATGAAGCTTTGTTTGGCAACATCACCGATATTAAACTGGTTTACGATAACGTACTGCATGTAACTTTAGGCGAATAA
- the gloA2 gene encoding SMU1112c/YaeR family gloxylase I-like metalloprotein: MLKLNRIHHVAIICSDYAKSKQFYTEVLGLTIVQEVYRAERKSYKLDLEVAAQYQIELFSFPEPAARSSRPEATGLRHLAFEVDDVAEAVQHLTNLGVAVEPIRIDECTGKQFTFFQDPDGLPLEIYQR, from the coding sequence ATGTTAAAGTTAAACCGCATACATCACGTAGCTATTATCTGTTCCGATTATGCCAAATCGAAACAGTTTTATACGGAAGTATTAGGTTTAACTATTGTTCAGGAAGTTTATCGTGCCGAAAGAAAATCATACAAGCTTGATCTGGAAGTTGCCGCGCAATACCAGATCGAGCTTTTTTCATTTCCTGAGCCTGCCGCACGGTCTTCACGCCCCGAAGCCACAGGCTTACGTCACTTAGCTTTTGAAGTTGATGATGTAGCAGAGGCAGTTCAACATCTTACCAACTTGGGCGTAGCTGTTGAGCCTATCCGGATAGATGAGTGTACCGGCAAACAGTTTACCTTCTTTCAAGACCCTGATGGTTTGCCGCTGGAAATTTATCAGCGATAA
- a CDS encoding tRNA1(Val) (adenine(37)-N6)-methyltransferase — MPEIFQFKQFSVDQTGCAMKINTDGVLLGAMAETISNAEILDIGTGTGVIALMLAQRFIQASITGVEMDESAAQTATTNLRHSPYTDRLQLAPVSFQEYFTKFPDKQYDLIVSNPPFYIQSLHSPAEAKTLAKHAGNSFFHQLIQQCSLHLKPKGTLWLILPLQTSALVKDLVQQCGLHLQQIINIGSYPHSAAHREILVIGAEAIELLNTRFIIYDAPKQYSNQYKQLLQSFFTIF; from the coding sequence ATGCCTGAAATATTCCAATTCAAGCAGTTTAGTGTTGACCAAACCGGCTGCGCCATGAAAATTAATACCGATGGTGTACTGCTGGGTGCTATGGCGGAAACCATATCTAATGCTGAAATATTAGATATTGGTACCGGCACTGGTGTCATCGCCTTAATGCTGGCTCAGCGATTTATCCAAGCTTCTATTACTGGCGTTGAAATGGATGAAAGTGCTGCACAAACCGCCACCACTAACCTCAGGCATTCGCCTTATACTGATCGTTTACAGCTGGCTCCGGTAAGTTTTCAGGAATACTTTACCAAGTTCCCAGATAAGCAGTATGACTTAATTGTTTCTAATCCGCCGTTTTATATACAATCGTTGCATTCGCCTGCCGAAGCCAAAACCCTGGCTAAACATGCCGGTAATAGTTTTTTCCACCAGTTAATACAGCAATGCAGCTTGCATTTAAAGCCAAAAGGTACCTTATGGCTGATACTGCCGTTGCAAACTTCGGCATTGGTGAAAGACTTAGTTCAACAATGCGGTTTACATTTGCAGCAAATAATTAATATAGGCTCTTATCCGCATTCGGCAGCTCACCGTGAAATATTAGTAATAGGAGCAGAGGCAATTGAATTGTTAAATACTAGGTTCATTATCTACGATGCTCCTAAACAATACAGCAACCAGTACAAACAATTACTGCAAAGCTTTTTTACTATATTTTAA
- a CDS encoding metallophosphoesterase family protein, with protein sequence MIRIGLLSDTHGYLDDAVFKHFADCDEIWHAGDFGTLELADQLAAFKPLRGVYGNIDGQDIRQIYPLNLRFMCEQVDVWITHIGGYPGKYNPEVRAEIYANPPQLFITGHSHILKVMYDKKISCLHLNPGAAGKQGWHKVKTLMKFSITADKIHDLQVIELGTKGN encoded by the coding sequence ATGATTCGCATTGGTTTACTTTCTGATACGCACGGTTACCTGGATGACGCCGTATTTAAGCATTTTGCTGATTGTGATGAAATATGGCACGCTGGCGATTTTGGCACCCTTGAACTGGCTGACCAATTAGCTGCCTTCAAACCCCTGCGTGGCGTATATGGTAATATCGACGGACAAGACATACGGCAAATCTACCCCTTAAACCTACGTTTTATGTGCGAACAGGTAGATGTTTGGATCACGCACATTGGCGGTTATCCAGGTAAATATAATCCGGAAGTTCGGGCTGAAATTTACGCCAATCCACCACAGCTATTCATTACCGGGCACTCTCATATTTTAAAGGTAATGTACGATAAGAAAATTAGTTGTCTGCATTTAAATCCTGGTGCTGCCGGTAAGCAGGGCTGGCATAAAGTCAAAACCTTGATGAAGTTCAGTATCACCGCAGATAAAATACACGATTTGCAAGTAATAGAATTAGGAACAAAGGGTAACTAA
- the rnhA gene encoding ribonuclease HI, giving the protein MIEIFTDGASSGNPGPGGYGVVLRAGQHYKELAEGFRKTTNNRMELLAVIKGLEALKSLNQTVTIYSDSKYVVDAIEKRWVHGWLQKGFKDKKNKDLWLRYLEVSKLHQIRFVWVKGHAGHPENERCDRLAVAASQQRELLIDTVFEVENSKLG; this is encoded by the coding sequence ATGATTGAAATTTTTACTGATGGGGCATCAAGCGGCAATCCGGGTCCGGGTGGCTATGGCGTAGTGTTACGTGCCGGTCAGCATTACAAAGAGTTGGCCGAGGGTTTTCGTAAAACTACCAATAACCGTATGGAACTGTTGGCGGTAATTAAAGGTCTGGAAGCCTTGAAAAGTCTTAATCAAACGGTAACTATCTATTCTGATTCAAAGTATGTAGTAGATGCTATTGAAAAGCGGTGGGTACATGGCTGGTTGCAAAAAGGCTTTAAAGACAAAAAGAACAAAGATTTATGGCTGCGCTACCTGGAAGTAAGCAAACTTCACCAGATACGTTTTGTATGGGTAAAAGGCCATGCTGGTCATCCTGAAAATGAGCGTTGCGACCGCTTAGCGGTAGCAGCATCTCAACAAAGAGAGTTGCTCATTGATACGGTGTTTGAAGTAGAAAACAGCAAGCTGGGTTAG
- a CDS encoding HRDC domain-containing protein — MSEFNPTMQLAYDYLESTNTVVFLTGKAGTGKTTFLQQIRKQLPKKLAVVAPTGVAAINAGGMTIHSLFQLPFGPLVPGGIEQPELHYNVEKKGLLASLELLIVDEISMVRPDVLDHIDLILRNIKGSAYPFGGVQLLLIGDLSQLSPVIREEEWSILRPYYTTPYFFSSLVLQKTPYVRIELEHVYRQKEQAFVDILNEVRNQQVSAENLSLLNARYIPDFRPTTVDNYITLTTHNGIAQKINQELLEALAGQEYEFSATISGEFPKDAYPTDTGLKLKIGSQVMFVKNDGSAEKRYYNGKIGKVTNIAGSTVFVQCGEDDHEIVVEAVEWTNVKYELEGEAIAETKAGSFAQVPLKLAWAITIHKSQGLSFDQAIIDVSEAFTHGQAYVALSRCRSLSGMVLRNPIMAANIIGDPAVARFNEQAKALQPDQSRLNHDRERYQLFLLTELFNLSELKTLLQSFEGLLPDLQKEVTEVAEKFVRQLKSERSQQAASYFLEKLRLAIEDLYRQLPELIGTSKDIAAKADRLMVWLMNRVRLMEAFSIQPFSTNTYLTLVQSSLKTHERSFLIALSAPVNEKLFLQFIEWREKRAVMEKVMPNMVLTEKTLKVIAERLPATLKALGSMKGVGTQKATLYGAELIGMIRTFQQVQSGTGMEQGQLF, encoded by the coding sequence ATGAGTGAGTTTAATCCTACAATGCAGTTGGCATATGATTACCTGGAATCTACCAACACGGTGGTTTTCTTAACGGGTAAAGCGGGTACTGGTAAAACTACTTTTTTACAACAAATTAGAAAGCAGCTGCCTAAAAAGCTGGCGGTTGTGGCACCCACAGGTGTAGCTGCCATTAATGCCGGCGGCATGACCATTCACTCGTTGTTTCAATTACCATTTGGCCCATTAGTGCCTGGCGGCATTGAACAGCCTGAACTGCACTACAATGTAGAAAAGAAGGGATTGCTGGCTAGTCTGGAGCTGTTAATAGTGGATGAAATCAGTATGGTGCGGCCAGATGTATTAGACCATATAGATTTAATTTTAAGAAATATTAAAGGTTCAGCTTATCCTTTTGGTGGTGTGCAACTATTGCTTATTGGTGATCTTTCACAGCTTAGCCCCGTGATCCGAGAGGAAGAATGGAGTATTTTGCGGCCTTACTATACAACGCCCTACTTTTTCAGTTCACTGGTTCTGCAAAAAACGCCTTACGTGCGCATTGAACTGGAGCATGTATATCGTCAAAAGGAACAGGCGTTTGTTGATATTTTAAATGAAGTTCGCAATCAGCAGGTGAGTGCCGAAAACCTATCTCTGCTGAATGCCAGATACATCCCGGATTTTCGCCCGACTACAGTAGATAACTATATCACACTAACTACCCATAACGGTATAGCACAAAAAATAAATCAGGAACTTTTGGAAGCTTTAGCTGGACAGGAGTATGAATTTAGCGCCACCATTAGTGGAGAGTTTCCTAAAGATGCCTATCCAACAGATACGGGTTTAAAGCTCAAAATTGGCTCGCAGGTTATGTTCGTCAAAAATGATGGTTCGGCCGAAAAGCGTTATTACAATGGAAAGATCGGAAAGGTAACCAACATTGCCGGCAGTACTGTTTTTGTACAGTGCGGCGAGGACGACCACGAAATTGTTGTTGAGGCTGTAGAATGGACCAACGTAAAATACGAGTTAGAGGGTGAAGCCATCGCAGAAACCAAGGCAGGTAGCTTTGCACAAGTTCCTTTAAAGTTGGCTTGGGCCATAACTATTCATAAAAGCCAGGGACTTAGCTTTGATCAGGCCATTATTGATGTAAGTGAGGCGTTTACACACGGGCAAGCTTATGTAGCGTTAAGCCGTTGCCGAAGCTTAAGTGGCATGGTGTTGCGCAATCCAATTATGGCAGCTAATATTATAGGAGATCCAGCTGTTGCCCGATTTAATGAACAGGCAAAAGCTTTGCAGCCCGATCAAAGCAGGTTAAATCATGACAGAGAACGTTATCAGTTATTTTTGTTAACCGAACTGTTTAATCTTAGCGAATTGAAAACTCTGCTACAAAGCTTTGAAGGCTTGTTGCCCGATTTACAAAAAGAAGTTACAGAAGTTGCCGAAAAATTTGTACGGCAATTGAAATCCGAGCGCAGCCAGCAAGCCGCATCCTATTTTCTGGAAAAGTTACGGCTAGCTATAGAAGATTTATACCGCCAGTTGCCCGAACTGATCGGAACGTCAAAAGATATCGCCGCCAAGGCCGACCGGTTGATGGTTTGGCTGATGAATCGTGTTCGTTTAATGGAAGCTTTTTCTATACAACCGTTTAGTACCAATACTTATTTAACTCTTGTTCAAAGCAGTCTAAAAACCCACGAGCGTTCTTTCCTGATAGCATTAAGTGCACCTGTAAACGAAAAGTTGTTTTTGCAATTTATAGAATGGCGGGAAAAGCGGGCAGTTATGGAAAAAGTAATGCCGAACATGGTATTAACCGAAAAAACGCTGAAGGTTATCGCTGAACGATTACCAGCTACACTAAAAGCTTTAGGCAGCATGAAAGGAGTGGGAACCCAAAAGGCTACACTGTATGGTGCAGAACTTATCGGCATGATCCGTACTTTTCAGCAGGTGCAATCGGGTACAGGTATGGAGCAAGGGCAATTGTTCTAG